The proteins below come from a single Afipia felis ATCC 53690 genomic window:
- a CDS encoding amino acid ABC transporter permease, producing MNYSWDWGMLFRDPYAGWIVSGFSTTCILAIYAWLIAFSFGSIIGVLRTLDNKILRTVGTIYVEIFRNIPLLAQMFLWYFVIPELLPADAQRYVKRGMPDPQFWTAVVALGFYTASRVAEQVRSGIQSIPRGQQNAALAMGFSRLQVYRYVLLPIGYRTVIPSLTNDFLGVFKNSSLALTLGVMELTATARQIEEYTFQSFEPFMAATVLYSCVTLCVIALMRFLERKSRIIGTASAGGR from the coding sequence ATGAATTATTCCTGGGACTGGGGAATGCTGTTTCGCGATCCCTATGCCGGCTGGATCGTCTCCGGTTTTTCCACGACCTGCATTCTGGCAATCTATGCCTGGCTGATTGCATTTTCATTCGGGTCGATCATCGGCGTTCTTCGAACGCTGGACAACAAGATATTGCGAACGGTCGGCACCATCTATGTCGAGATTTTTCGTAACATCCCGCTGCTCGCGCAGATGTTCCTCTGGTATTTCGTGATTCCTGAATTGTTACCGGCCGATGCGCAGCGCTATGTCAAGCGCGGCATGCCTGATCCGCAGTTCTGGACGGCTGTCGTGGCGCTCGGATTCTATACCGCGTCGCGCGTTGCCGAGCAGGTGCGTTCAGGTATCCAATCAATCCCTCGCGGCCAACAGAATGCCGCGTTGGCGATGGGATTCTCGCGGTTGCAGGTTTATCGCTATGTGCTGTTGCCGATCGGGTATCGTACCGTGATCCCATCCCTCACCAATGATTTTCTCGGTGTGTTCAAGAATTCTTCCTTGGCGTTGACGTTAGGTGTGATGGAACTGACCGCCACAGCCAGGCAGATTGAGGAATACACCTTTCAGTCGTTCGAGCCTTTCATGGCCGCGACGGTGCTTTATTCCTGCGTTACGCTTTGCGTCATCGCGCTGATGCGTTTCCTCGAGCGCAAGAGCCGGATCATCGGCACCGCATCTGCGGGAGGCCGCTGA
- a CDS encoding amino acid ABC transporter permease — MGFDVGVLLQHKELLFQGLIVSFQLTLSAIVGGMLIGTCLAMMRMSSIWIVSALAGGYVNFLRSLPLILVIFWFYVLTPKIVGHPIDAYSSVLIAFILFEAAYYCEIIRAGISSVKRGQVQAGLAMGFSYLSVMRYVILPQALRNMLPVLLTQAIIMFQDTSIVYVVGVRDFLTTADVVANSTNRPIELYTVVAITYLVICFAASQLVSRLQRRYAL; from the coding sequence ATGGGTTTTGATGTCGGCGTTCTCCTGCAACACAAGGAACTGCTGTTTCAGGGTTTGATAGTAAGCTTTCAGTTGACCCTGAGTGCGATCGTGGGCGGCATGCTTATAGGCACTTGCCTTGCGATGATGCGTATGTCCAGCATCTGGATCGTCTCGGCGCTAGCTGGCGGATATGTCAATTTCCTGCGATCGCTGCCGCTGATCCTGGTGATTTTCTGGTTCTATGTGCTCACGCCGAAAATCGTAGGTCATCCGATCGATGCCTATTCGTCGGTGTTGATCGCCTTCATTTTGTTCGAGGCGGCGTATTACTGCGAAATCATTCGCGCGGGAATCTCCAGCGTCAAGCGCGGGCAGGTTCAGGCTGGCCTCGCGATGGGATTCTCCTATTTGAGCGTCATGCGTTACGTCATCCTGCCACAGGCACTCCGCAACATGCTGCCGGTTCTGCTGACGCAGGCGATCATCATGTTTCAGGATACGTCCATTGTTTACGTCGTCGGTGTGCGTGATTTTCTGACAACGGCCGACGTCGTCGCCAATAGCACTAACCGACCGATTGAACTCTATACCGTGGTCGCGATCACTTACCTCGTGATCTGCTTCGCTGCTTCGCAGCTGGTGAGCAGGCTGCAGCGGAGATACGCTCTATGA
- a CDS encoding amino acid ABC transporter ATP-binding protein: MIEMRHVSKWYNVFRVLDDCSLAISKGEVVVICGPSGSGKSTLIKCMNGLEAFQKGEVFVDGISVGARSTNLPKLRSRIGMVFQNFELFPHMNVLKNIALPQIKILNRSRAEAEVRAEKLLARMGLKAQAEKFPAQLSGGQQQRVAIARALAMDPVAMLFDEPTSALDPEMINEVLDVMVALAQDGMTMAVVTHEMGFARRVANRVVFMDQGAIVEDAAKEEFFGTPRSDRAQQFLSKILTH; this comes from the coding sequence ATGATCGAGATGCGTCATGTCAGCAAATGGTACAACGTATTTCGCGTGCTGGACGATTGTTCGCTGGCCATTAGCAAGGGTGAAGTCGTTGTCATCTGTGGCCCGTCGGGCTCGGGCAAGAGTACGCTGATAAAATGCATGAATGGCCTTGAGGCCTTCCAGAAGGGTGAAGTCTTCGTGGATGGCATTTCGGTCGGCGCTAGGAGTACAAATCTGCCGAAGCTGCGATCGCGAATCGGGATGGTATTTCAGAATTTCGAACTGTTTCCCCACATGAATGTGTTGAAGAACATCGCACTTCCGCAGATCAAAATTCTGAATCGGAGCCGTGCTGAAGCTGAGGTCCGCGCTGAAAAGCTGCTGGCCCGCATGGGCCTGAAGGCTCAGGCTGAAAAATTCCCGGCGCAATTGTCGGGTGGACAGCAGCAGCGTGTGGCGATTGCGCGGGCGCTGGCGATGGACCCAGTTGCGATGCTGTTCGATGAGCCGACCTCGGCGCTCGATCCGGAAATGATCAACGAGGTTCTCGACGTGATGGTGGCTCTGGCGCAAGATGGTATGACCATGGCGGTGGTCACGCATGAGATGGGATTTGCCCGGCGCGTCGCCAATCGTGTTGTGTTCATGGATCAGGGCGCCATTGTCGAGGATGCTGCGAAGGAGGAATTTTTCGGTACTCCGAGAAGTGACCGCGCGCAGCAATTTCTCTCCAAAATCCTGACGCACTGA
- a CDS encoding 2-hydroxyacid dehydrogenase, with amino-acid sequence MSEQIHVLSMGEMVPAVEVALAKTFVVHRASANGISNIVTEFGERIRGIATRGRQKADAALIESLPKLEIIANFGVGYDSIDLSAAIERGVVVTNTPDVLNDEMADFTVGLLLSTIRELPQADRYIRDGKWPSEAYPLTETLRDRTVGFVGMGRIGQAIAKRIAAFDVPIIYHSRKPQPEIAYKHYPDLKAMAADADTLIAIVPGNESTRHMIDADILAALGSRGILINVARGSVVDQDALIDALRKGVIHGAGLDVFTDEPNVPLSLLALPNVVVLPHIGTGTHHTRAIMGDLVVDNLRSWFSGRGPVTPVRETPWPKAG; translated from the coding sequence ATGTCGGAACAAATTCATGTTCTCAGCATGGGCGAGATGGTGCCCGCGGTGGAGGTCGCGCTCGCGAAGACCTTTGTCGTGCATCGCGCTTCTGCGAACGGTATCTCGAACATCGTCACCGAGTTTGGTGAGCGTATCCGCGGCATTGCTACCCGTGGACGGCAAAAGGCCGACGCGGCCCTCATTGAAAGTTTGCCGAAGCTCGAGATCATCGCGAACTTCGGCGTCGGCTATGATTCGATTGATTTGTCGGCCGCGATTGAGCGCGGAGTCGTCGTGACCAACACGCCCGATGTGCTCAATGATGAAATGGCGGATTTTACCGTCGGTCTTCTTCTATCCACCATTCGCGAGTTGCCGCAGGCGGATCGATATATTCGTGACGGGAAATGGCCGAGTGAAGCTTACCCGCTCACCGAGACTTTGCGCGACCGTACTGTCGGTTTCGTTGGAATGGGGCGTATCGGGCAGGCCATCGCCAAACGCATTGCCGCGTTCGACGTGCCTATTATCTATCATTCCCGTAAGCCGCAGCCGGAGATTGCTTACAAACACTATCCCGACCTGAAAGCAATGGCTGCTGACGCCGATACGCTGATTGCGATCGTGCCCGGTAACGAATCGACCAGGCACATGATTGATGCCGATATTCTTGCAGCGCTCGGATCACGCGGCATTTTGATCAATGTCGCACGGGGTTCGGTGGTCGATCAGGACGCGCTGATCGATGCTTTGCGCAAGGGTGTGATTCATGGCGCAGGCCTCGATGTGTTCACCGACGAACCAAACGTGCCTTTGTCGCTGCTGGCGCTGCCAAATGTCGTAGTGCTGCCGCATATCGGAACTGGCACGCATCATACCCGCGCCATCATGGGTGATCTTGTTGTCGACAATTTGCGATCGTGGTTTTCCGGCAGGGGACCGGTAACGCCGGTCCGGGAAACGCCTTGGCCGAAGGCCGGGTAG
- a CDS encoding SDR family oxidoreductase: MDFGLSGKTALVLGGGGGLGSAIARQLAAEGAKVAVGDIDHAAVERTVASLSGGKGLALPWDLADLSVIDSNITKIEAAFGPVDILVNNTGGPPPTPAAGQDPALWGKSFQQMVLSVIAITDRVLPGMRKKKWGRIITSTSSGVISPIPNLGISNALRLSLVGWSKTLAREVGGDGITANIILPGRIATDRIKFLDEAKAKREGRPVEQISAESTASIPAGRYGKPEEYADVVAFLASTRASYLNGSTIRVDGGLITSI, encoded by the coding sequence ATGGATTTCGGACTTAGCGGAAAGACGGCGCTGGTTCTCGGTGGTGGTGGCGGGCTTGGCAGCGCGATTGCGCGGCAACTCGCCGCTGAAGGGGCCAAAGTCGCGGTTGGTGACATTGATCATGCAGCAGTCGAGAGAACGGTTGCTTCGCTGTCCGGTGGCAAGGGGTTGGCGTTGCCATGGGACCTTGCCGACTTGTCCGTGATCGACAGCAATATAACGAAGATCGAAGCTGCGTTCGGTCCGGTGGACATTCTCGTTAATAACACGGGCGGTCCGCCGCCGACTCCGGCGGCAGGGCAGGATCCGGCTCTCTGGGGAAAGAGCTTCCAGCAGATGGTACTTTCGGTGATCGCAATCACTGACAGAGTGCTGCCCGGTATGCGCAAGAAGAAATGGGGGCGCATCATCACCAGCACATCGTCCGGAGTGATCTCGCCGATTCCCAATCTCGGGATATCGAACGCACTGCGCCTGTCGCTGGTCGGCTGGTCGAAAACGTTGGCGCGCGAAGTTGGCGGGGATGGCATTACGGCGAATATCATCTTGCCGGGCCGCATCGCTACCGATCGGATCAAATTCCTCGACGAAGCCAAAGCCAAGCGAGAAGGCCGCCCGGTTGAGCAGATATCGGCCGAAAGCACGGCTTCAATCCCGGCCGGTCGTTATGGAAAGCCTGAAGAGTATGCCGACGTTGTCGCGTTCCTGGCGTCAACGCGTGCGTCTTACCTGAACGGTTCGACCATCCGCGTGGATGGCGGCCTCATCACGAGTATCTAG